One window of the Sulfitobacter alexandrii genome contains the following:
- a CDS encoding glycine C-acetyltransferase gives MTEAYLKHIDDILTQIEADGMMKKERLITSPQAATIDVGGRAMINLCANNYLGLADHPELIAAARDAMDPKGFGMASVRFICGTQDIHRELEQRLAAYLGKDDSILFAACFDANGGLFEPLFGPEDAIVSDALNHASIIDGIRLCKAKRYRYANSDMHDLEGQLKLAREEGARFILIATDGVFSMDGYLAKLPEISALARKYEALVMVDDCHATGFMGPKGAGTPAHFGVDVDLLTGTLGKALGGAIGGYIAGPQAVIDLLRQRARPYLFSNSLPPAIVMAGLKALDLVEAGDDLRARLFENTAYWRAGLERLGFDLLPGEHPIVPVMLGEAQLAQDMAARLFDEGVYVSGFFFPVVPRGAARIRTQMNAALTRAELDRALAAFDVAGKACGVLS, from the coding sequence ATGACCGAAGCCTACCTCAAGCACATCGACGACATCCTGACGCAGATCGAGGCGGACGGGATGATGAAGAAGGAGCGGCTGATCACGTCGCCGCAGGCGGCGACCATCGACGTCGGCGGGCGGGCGATGATCAACCTCTGCGCCAACAACTATCTCGGACTTGCCGACCATCCCGAGCTGATCGCCGCCGCAAGGGACGCGATGGACCCGAAAGGCTTCGGCATGGCTTCGGTACGGTTCATCTGCGGGACGCAGGACATCCACCGGGAACTGGAGCAACGTCTGGCCGCCTATCTCGGCAAGGACGACTCGATCCTCTTTGCCGCCTGCTTCGATGCCAACGGGGGCCTATTCGAGCCGCTTTTTGGTCCGGAGGATGCCATCGTCTCGGACGCGCTCAACCATGCGTCGATCATCGACGGCATCCGGCTTTGCAAGGCCAAGCGCTATCGCTATGCCAACAGCGACATGCACGATCTCGAAGGGCAGCTGAAACTGGCCCGCGAGGAAGGGGCACGTTTCATCCTGATCGCGACCGACGGCGTCTTCAGCATGGACGGCTACCTTGCGAAACTCCCCGAGATTTCGGCGCTGGCAAGGAAATACGAGGCCTTGGTGATGGTGGACGATTGCCACGCCACCGGCTTCATGGGGCCGAAAGGGGCCGGGACGCCTGCGCATTTCGGGGTGGATGTGGACCTGCTGACCGGCACGCTGGGCAAGGCGCTGGGCGGTGCGATCGGGGGCTACATCGCCGGGCCGCAGGCCGTGATCGATCTCCTTCGACAGCGTGCGCGCCCGTACCTGTTCTCGAACTCGCTTCCGCCGGCGATCGTCATGGCCGGTCTCAAGGCGCTGGATCTGGTGGAGGCGGGCGACGACCTGCGCGCGCGGCTGTTCGAAAATACGGCATATTGGCGCGCGGGGCTGGAACGGCTGGGTTTCGACCTGCTGCCCGGCGAGCATCCCATCGTCCCGGTCATGCTGGGCGAGGCCCAGCTGGCGCAGGACATGGCGGCGCGCTTGTTTGACGAAGGCGTCTACGTGAGCGGATTTTTCTTTCCGGTCGTTCCCCGAGGGGCGGCGCGCATCCGGACCCAGATGAACGCGGCGCTCACGAGGGCCGAGCTTGATCGTGCCCTTGCGGCCTTCGACGTGGCGGGCAAAGCCTGTGGTGTGCTGTCATGA
- a CDS encoding metallophosphoesterase family protein, with amino-acid sequence MTDPIYAIGDIHGQLHELQRALSLIERDGGPEARIVFLGDYTDRGPDSRGVLDRLVQGQKAGSPWTFIKGNHDRMFEWFMQDYPRHEAYLPINLYWLHERLGGDTTLASYGVEFTSRNRMLAVHRAAREAVPQDHLDFLANLDLSFQTDDLFFCHAGIRPGVPLDKQDEEDLLWIRGEFHDETAPHPKLIVHGHTPISAARHYGNRINLDSGAGYGERLSVAVFEGRESWLLTDDGRVPLTP; translated from the coding sequence ATGACCGATCCCATTTACGCCATCGGCGACATTCATGGCCAGTTGCACGAACTGCAGCGCGCTCTTTCCCTGATCGAAAGGGACGGCGGTCCGGAGGCGCGGATCGTCTTTCTCGGCGACTACACCGACCGCGGGCCGGACAGCCGAGGCGTGCTCGACCGGCTCGTCCAAGGTCAGAAGGCGGGCAGCCCGTGGACCTTCATCAAGGGGAACCACGACCGCATGTTCGAATGGTTCATGCAGGACTATCCCCGGCACGAGGCCTATCTGCCGATAAATCTGTACTGGCTGCACGAAAGGCTCGGCGGCGACACGACGCTGGCCTCCTACGGCGTGGAATTCACCTCGCGGAACCGCATGCTTGCCGTGCATCGTGCAGCGCGCGAAGCGGTCCCGCAAGACCACCTGGATTTTCTTGCGAACCTCGATCTGTCTTTTCAGACCGATGATCTTTTCTTTTGCCATGCCGGCATCAGGCCCGGTGTCCCGCTGGACAAACAGGACGAGGAAGATCTGCTCTGGATCCGCGGCGAATTCCATGACGAGACGGCGCCGCACCCGAAGCTGATCGTCCATGGGCACACGCCGATATCGGCAGCACGGCACTATGGCAACCGGATCAACCTCGACAGCGGCGCGGGCTACGGAGAGCGGCTGTCGGTCGCGGTCTTCGAAGGACGAGAAAGCTGGCTGCTGACCGATGATGGGCGCGTGCCGCTGACACCCTGA
- a CDS encoding helix-turn-helix domain-containing protein yields the protein MTEKPDTLLTKLPARLKEARLGQGLSLDAVAKLSGVSRSMVSQIERGESSPTIATLWNLTRALQVDFAGLLDQGLQGTRIDLLRAQDVPTITNLGTGCRIRILSPPEDAGRHEVYELHIDGGGALDSDPHAQGAREHLTVIDGCATLTSGNSTETLKPADTARYPADVAHCIAAPDGPLRAFLVVHYG from the coding sequence ATGACGGAAAAGCCCGACACCCTGCTGACCAAGCTGCCCGCCCGGTTGAAAGAGGCGCGGCTGGGCCAGGGGCTGTCGCTCGACGCGGTGGCGAAACTGTCGGGCGTATCCCGGTCCATGGTCAGCCAGATCGAGCGTGGTGAATCGTCGCCGACGATCGCGACACTGTGGAATCTGACCCGTGCCCTTCAGGTCGATTTCGCAGGCCTTCTGGACCAGGGACTGCAGGGAACGCGGATCGACCTGCTCAGGGCTCAGGATGTGCCGACGATCACCAACCTCGGCACCGGATGCCGGATCCGCATCCTGTCGCCACCGGAGGACGCGGGCCGGCACGAGGTCTATGAACTGCATATCGACGGCGGCGGCGCACTGGACAGCGACCCGCATGCCCAGGGGGCCCGCGAGCATCTGACAGTGATCGATGGCTGCGCCACCCTGACCAGCGGCAACAGCACGGAAACCCTGAAGCCGGCGGACACGGCGCGCTATCCCGCCGATGTCGCGCACTGTATCGCCGCGCCTGATGGGCCGTTGCGCGCCTTTCTCGTGGTTCACTACGGCTGA
- a CDS encoding acetyl-CoA C-acyltransferase family protein has protein sequence MTKDIVILGGARTAIGTFGGSLADTPPIDLGSTAAKAAMERAGVAPDRIGHVAFGHVINTEPRDMYLSRVASMQAGVPENVPAMNVNRLCGSGVQAIVSVAQSLMLGDADFGLAGGAENMSRSPYLLQNARWGQKMGDVKSVDMMLGTLNCPFGSGHMGVTAENVAAEHDISRADMDAFALQSQERARAAIEAGHFKDQITPVDVKVKRDTVAFEVDEHPKATTAEALAGLRPVFKKDGAVTAGNASGINDGAAAVVLATADAAEKAGLTPRARILGYAHAGVRPEVMGIGPVPAVENLLARTGLSAEDFDVIESNEAFAAQAVAVSRKLGFDPARVNPNGGAIALGHPVGATGAIITVKALYELERIGGKRALVTMCIGGGQGIALAIERMG, from the coding sequence ATGACAAAAGACATCGTTATCCTGGGCGGCGCACGTACTGCGATCGGTACTTTCGGCGGCTCGCTGGCCGACACTCCGCCCATCGACCTGGGCAGCACGGCGGCAAAGGCCGCGATGGAGCGGGCGGGTGTCGCACCCGACCGCATCGGACACGTCGCCTTCGGGCATGTCATCAACACGGAACCGCGCGACATGTACCTGTCGCGGGTCGCTTCCATGCAGGCCGGCGTGCCGGAGAACGTTCCGGCGATGAACGTGAACCGACTCTGCGGGTCGGGGGTTCAGGCCATCGTGTCGGTGGCGCAATCGCTGATGCTGGGGGATGCGGACTTCGGATTGGCCGGCGGGGCCGAAAACATGTCGCGCTCGCCCTACCTGCTTCAGAATGCCCGCTGGGGCCAGAAGATGGGCGACGTCAAATCCGTCGACATGATGCTCGGGACGCTGAACTGCCCCTTCGGGAGCGGTCACATGGGCGTCACCGCCGAAAACGTCGCGGCGGAGCATGACATCAGCCGGGCGGACATGGACGCTTTCGCGCTGCAAAGCCAGGAGCGCGCAAGGGCGGCGATCGAGGCCGGGCATTTCAAGGACCAGATCACGCCGGTCGACGTGAAGGTCAAACGCGACACGGTCGCCTTCGAGGTCGATGAGCATCCCAAAGCGACCACGGCAGAGGCCCTTGCCGGACTGCGTCCGGTGTTCAAGAAGGACGGCGCCGTCACGGCAGGCAATGCCAGCGGTATCAACGACGGGGCCGCCGCCGTGGTGCTGGCCACCGCGGACGCCGCCGAAAAGGCGGGGCTGACCCCGCGCGCCCGCATCCTGGGCTACGCCCACGCCGGGGTGCGGCCCGAGGTCATGGGCATCGGTCCGGTACCGGCGGTCGAGAACCTGCTGGCCCGGACGGGCCTGAGCGCAGAGGATTTCGACGTGATCGAAAGCAACGAAGCCTTTGCCGCCCAGGCGGTTGCGGTTTCACGGAAGCTGGGTTTCGATCCTGCCAGGGTGAACCCGAATGGCGGTGCCATCGCCCTGGGCCACCCTGTCGGCGCGACTGGCGCGATCATCACCGTGAAGGCGCTTTATGAACTGGAGCGGATCGGCGGCAAGCGGGCCCTCGTGACCATGTGCATCGGCGGCGGTCAGGGCATCGCGCTGGCCATCGAACGGATGGGCTGA
- a CDS encoding phosphatase domain-containing protein has product MIGRKLHRLALVAERAVDRLRGPRNRRRVIDPYAGYATPEHLVVRGRVLTGLRRNQPEADQSAWINFRQMVSLFLTSEVAGVEVKARGVTTLSDEEGYFTLLLPRGEESGWVEVTVDITGHEATATCPVLIAHPDAAYGVISDIDDTMLRTGAYSLPRNLWTSLTGNALTREVFEDAPPFMAALSDGERNPVYYVSSSPWNLHHFLRRIFAAAGLVEGPKFLRDFGLGETQFITGTHGDHKGASIDVILAANPALSFILVGDTGQHDAIVYRDAVARHSGRIRAVVLREPGQGPGPEDLAAMQEISLRVPLLHGRTFDGFARVLRAAPAAD; this is encoded by the coding sequence ATGATCGGACGCAAGTTGCATCGTCTTGCCCTCGTGGCAGAGCGCGCCGTTGACCGGTTGCGGGGGCCCCGTAACCGGCGACGGGTCATCGACCCCTACGCCGGCTACGCCACGCCCGAGCATCTGGTGGTCAGGGGTCGGGTGCTGACCGGTTTGCGTCGGAACCAGCCCGAGGCCGACCAGTCCGCATGGATCAATTTTCGCCAGATGGTGTCGCTGTTCCTGACGTCCGAGGTGGCGGGCGTGGAGGTGAAGGCACGCGGTGTCACCACCCTGTCGGATGAGGAGGGGTATTTCACCCTGTTGCTGCCGCGCGGCGAGGAAAGCGGCTGGGTGGAGGTCACGGTGGACATCACGGGCCACGAGGCCACCGCGACCTGTCCTGTCCTGATCGCGCACCCGGATGCGGCGTATGGCGTGATATCGGACATCGACGACACGATGCTGCGAACCGGTGCCTATTCGCTGCCGCGCAATCTCTGGACGTCCCTGACCGGCAACGCACTGACCCGGGAAGTGTTCGAGGACGCACCGCCTTTCATGGCGGCGCTGTCCGATGGTGAACGCAACCCGGTCTATTATGTCAGTTCAAGCCCGTGGAACCTGCACCATTTCCTCCGTCGAATCTTCGCCGCTGCCGGTCTGGTGGAGGGTCCCAAGTTCCTGCGCGATTTCGGCCTGGGTGAGACACAGTTCATCACCGGGACCCATGGCGACCACAAGGGCGCGAGCATCGACGTGATACTCGCCGCCAATCCGGCATTGTCCTTCATCCTCGTCGGTGACACGGGGCAGCATGACGCCATCGTTTACCGGGACGCCGTCGCCCGGCATTCCGGGCGGATCAGGGCCGTCGTGCTGCGCGAACCCGGACAGGGACCGGGACCTGAAGATCTTGCCGCGATGCAGGAAATCAGCCTGCGCGTCCCGTTGTTGCATGGCCGGACATTCGACGGATTCGCGCGTGTTCTTCGCGCAGCGCCAGCCGCGGACTGA
- the tdh gene encoding L-threonine 3-dehydrogenase — protein sequence MTNEMMALSKLHPREGLWLTHAPVPEIGPDDVLIRIKKTGICGTDIHIWNWDDWAAGTVPVPMITGHEFAGEIVEVGRNVEGLEIGQRCSGEGHLIGKQSRQSRAGKFHLDPATRGIGVNEQGAFAEYLRLPAFNVVPLPDTISDDIGAILDPLGNAVHTALSFDLVGEDVLITGAGPIGIMAAAVARHVGARHVAITDINPARLELATKVADVVPVNVAEEDLGDVIARLKMKQGFDVGMEMSGAQAALDQMVEAMTMGGRIAMLGIPPGKSPVDWSRIVFKAITIKGVYGREIFETWYKMIAMLENGLDVSAIITHRFAAADFETGFAAMKSGEAGKVVLDWTGARHA from the coding sequence ATGACCAATGAAATGATGGCCCTGAGCAAGTTGCACCCGCGCGAGGGCCTGTGGTTGACGCACGCCCCGGTGCCCGAGATCGGTCCAGACGACGTGCTGATCCGGATCAAAAAGACCGGGATCTGCGGCACGGACATCCACATCTGGAATTGGGACGACTGGGCCGCGGGCACGGTGCCGGTGCCGATGATTACCGGACACGAATTCGCGGGCGAGATCGTCGAGGTCGGGCGCAACGTCGAGGGGCTGGAAATCGGACAGCGGTGTTCGGGCGAAGGACATCTGATCGGAAAGCAGTCGCGCCAGTCGCGCGCCGGAAAATTCCATCTGGATCCGGCGACACGCGGTATCGGAGTGAACGAGCAGGGCGCGTTCGCGGAGTATCTTCGCCTGCCCGCATTCAACGTCGTGCCGTTGCCGGATACGATCAGCGATGACATCGGGGCCATTCTCGACCCGCTCGGCAACGCCGTCCACACGGCGCTCAGTTTCGACCTGGTGGGGGAGGACGTGCTGATCACCGGGGCGGGCCCGATCGGGATCATGGCGGCTGCCGTTGCGCGGCACGTCGGGGCGCGCCATGTGGCGATCACCGACATCAATCCGGCACGGCTGGAACTGGCGACAAAGGTCGCCGACGTCGTCCCGGTGAACGTGGCCGAGGAAGATCTGGGTGACGTGATTGCCCGGCTCAAGATGAAGCAGGGTTTCGATGTCGGCATGGAAATGTCCGGTGCGCAGGCTGCTCTCGATCAGATGGTCGAGGCGATGACCATGGGCGGCCGGATCGCCATGCTGGGCATTCCGCCGGGAAAGTCCCCGGTGGACTGGAGCCGCATCGTGTTCAAGGCCATCACAATCAAGGGTGTCTATGGCCGCGAGATCTTCGAGACATGGTACAAGATGATCGCGATGCTGGAGAACGGGCTGGATGTCTCTGCCATCATCACCCACCGTTTTGCCGCGGCGGATTTCGAAACCGGATTCGCCGCAATGAAGTCCGGAGAAGCCGGCAAGGTCGTCCTCGACTGGACCGGCGCGCGCCACGCGTGA